Proteins from one Pirellulales bacterium genomic window:
- a CDS encoding DUF3467 domain-containing protein: MPAKTPADQPTEGEIGNRVPTVGESSPPTLPAAPQIKVDDSKAYASYANFCRVTGTPEELIIDFSLNPQPVGIPTEPLVISQRIVTNFFTAKRLVAALSVTIQRHEAAFGVLETNIQKRITPQARGST, translated from the coding sequence TTGCCCGCAAAAACTCCTGCCGATCAGCCGACCGAGGGCGAGATTGGCAACCGCGTTCCTACCGTTGGAGAATCTTCTCCACCCACCCTGCCTGCAGCTCCGCAAATTAAAGTCGATGACAGCAAGGCGTATGCGAGTTACGCGAATTTTTGTCGCGTGACGGGCACGCCGGAAGAATTGATCATCGATTTTTCCCTGAACCCGCAGCCGGTTGGTATTCCTACCGAACCGTTGGTGATATCGCAACGGATTGTCACGAACTTCTTCACGGCGAAACGGTTAGTGGCCGCGCTGTCAGTAACCATTCAGCGTCATGAAGCGGCTTTTGGCGTGTTGGAAACCAACATCCAAAAGCGAATTACCCCGCAAGCGCGCGGCAGCACCTAA
- a CDS encoding prohibitin family protein: MKGYSMKPYAALIVGVIVVIALVIAFGSWGTIDAGHRGVVLRMGAVTGEIKPEGFYSKTPFVDHIVPMDVRMQKEQVETDGASKDLQSVKTVVALNLSVLPDKCALLYQTIGADYLQTAVAPAMQESIKAIIAQYTAEELVSKREDVREAIAKLIGEKLNPLGLKIEALNIVNFDFSASFNQAIEAKVTAEQNALAAKNLLSQKEFEAQQTVAIAKGKADAMQIEANALRDNPMILQLRALEKWDGTLPKVTSGAVPFIDVSHFSDKPTAK; encoded by the coding sequence ATGAAAGGATATTCCATGAAACCGTATGCCGCGTTGATTGTCGGGGTCATTGTGGTGATTGCTTTGGTCATCGCCTTCGGCTCCTGGGGAACCATCGATGCCGGCCACCGCGGCGTGGTGTTGCGGATGGGCGCGGTCACCGGCGAAATTAAGCCGGAAGGCTTTTACAGCAAAACGCCGTTCGTCGATCACATCGTTCCCATGGACGTGCGCATGCAAAAGGAGCAGGTGGAAACCGACGGAGCCAGCAAAGATTTGCAAAGCGTGAAAACGGTGGTCGCGCTCAATCTTAGCGTCCTGCCCGATAAATGCGCATTGCTGTATCAAACTATTGGGGCCGATTATTTACAAACCGCGGTCGCGCCCGCCATGCAGGAAAGCATTAAGGCGATCATTGCCCAGTACACGGCCGAGGAATTGGTTTCCAAGCGCGAAGACGTGCGCGAAGCCATCGCCAAGCTCATCGGCGAAAAGCTGAACCCGCTGGGCTTGAAAATCGAGGCGCTGAACATTGTGAACTTCGATTTCAGCGCGTCGTTCAATCAGGCGATCGAAGCCAAAGTCACGGCGGAGCAAAACGCCCTGGCCGCGAAAAACTTGCTCTCGCAAAAAGAGTTCGAGGCCCAGCAAACCGTCGCCATTGCCAAGGGAAAGGCCGACGCCATGCAAATCGAAGCCAATGCCCTGCGCGATAACCCCATGATTTTGCAGCTCCGCGCCCTAGAAAAATGGGACGGCACGCTCCCCAAAGTCACTTCCGGCGCCGTCCCGTTTATCGACGTCAGCCACTTCAGCGATAAGCCAACCGCGAAGTAG